Proteins from one Phyllobacterium zundukense genomic window:
- the rpoB gene encoding DNA-directed RNA polymerase subunit beta: MAQTHSFNGRRRVRKFFGKIPEVAEMPNLIEVQKASYDQFLMVEEPKGGRLDEGLQAVFKSVFPIQDFSGASMLEFVKYEFEAPKFDVDECRQRDLTYAAPLKVTLRLIVFDIDEDTGAKSIKDIKEQDVYMGDMPLMTDNGTFIVNGTERVIVSQMHRSPGVFFDHDKGKTHSSGKLLFAARVIPYRGSWLDIEFDAKDVVYARIDRRRKIPATSLLMALGMDSEEILSTFYNMLTFNRDGDTWRIPFSVDRFRGFKATTDVVDADTGEVVLETGKKLTARSAKQLAEKGLKFIKATEDDLLGTYLAEDIVNMETGEVYLEAGDELDEKTLKVLLDTGVSEINILDIDHVNIGPYIRNTLAVDKNENRQDALFDIYRVMRPGEPPTIDSAEAMFKSLFFDSERYDLSAVGRVKMNMRLDLDAEDTVRILRKEDILAVVKMLVDLRDGRGEIDDIDNLGNRRVRSVGELMENQYRVGLLRMERAIKERMSSIEIDTVMPQDLINAKPAAAAVREFFGSSQLSQFMDQTNPLSEITHKRRLSALGPGGLTRERAGFEVRDVHPTHYGRICPIETPEGPNIGLINSLATFARVNKYGFIESPYRKIIDGKVTDDVVYLSAMEEAKYHVAQANVELDASGAFTDEFVVCRHAGEVLMAPRENVDLMDVSPKQLVSVAAALIPFLENDDANRALMGSNMQRQAVPLVRAEAPFVGTGMEPVVARDSGAAIGARRTGIVDQVDATRIVIRATEDLVPGKSGVDIYRLMKFQRSNQNTCINQRPLVRVGDRIEKGDIIADGPSTDLGDLALGRNVLVAFMPWNGYNYEDSILLSEKIVSDDVFTSIHIEEFEVMARDTKLGPEEITRDIPNVSEEALKNLDEAGIVYIGAEVQPGDILVGKITPKGESPMTPEEKLLRAIFGEKASDVRDTSMRMPPGTYGTVVEVRVFNRHGVEKDERAMAIEREEIERLAKDRDDEQAILDRNVYGRLADVLDGKSAVAGPKAFKKGTVVTQDVMGEYPRSQWWQFAVEDEKIQGEIEALRNQYDDSKKLLEQRFMDKVEKVQRGDEMPPGVMKMVKVFVAVKRKIQPGDKMAGRHGNKGVVSRIAAVEDMPFLEDGTHVDIVLNPLGVPSRMNVGQILETHLGWACAGMGRKIGELIEAYKAQHAQGEQGDIAPLRMTIESIIPDNDRNEPVRNYDDESIIRLGEQMKRGVSIATPVFDGAHEPDINVMLEQAGLHSSGQSTLYDGRTGETFDRQVTVGYIYMLKLHHLVDDKIHARSIGPYSLVTQQPLGGKAQFGGQRFGEMEVWALEAYGAAYTLQEMLTVKSDDVAGRTKVYEAIVRGDDTFEAGIPESFNVLVKEMRSLGLNVELDDTRAQEQQQQALPDAAE; encoded by the coding sequence ATGGCTCAGACCCATTCTTTCAATGGTCGTAGGCGCGTACGCAAGTTTTTCGGTAAGATCCCGGAAGTCGCAGAGATGCCGAACCTCATCGAGGTTCAGAAAGCTTCCTACGATCAGTTTCTGATGGTGGAAGAGCCCAAGGGCGGGCGTTTGGATGAAGGTCTGCAGGCTGTATTCAAGTCTGTTTTCCCGATCCAGGATTTCTCGGGTGCTTCCATGCTCGAATTCGTCAAGTACGAGTTCGAAGCTCCAAAGTTCGACGTTGACGAATGCCGTCAGCGCGACCTGACTTATGCTGCGCCACTGAAGGTGACGCTGCGTCTCATCGTGTTCGATATCGATGAGGATACAGGCGCGAAGTCGATCAAGGACATCAAGGAACAAGACGTTTACATGGGCGATATGCCGCTCATGACCGATAACGGCACGTTCATTGTAAACGGCACGGAACGCGTGATCGTATCGCAGATGCACCGCTCGCCGGGCGTCTTCTTCGACCACGACAAAGGCAAGACGCATTCGTCCGGCAAGCTGCTGTTTGCCGCGCGTGTCATCCCTTATCGCGGTTCCTGGCTCGACATCGAATTCGACGCCAAGGACGTTGTCTATGCGCGTATAGACCGCCGCCGCAAGATCCCTGCGACGTCGCTGTTGATGGCGCTTGGCATGGATTCGGAAGAGATTCTGTCGACTTTCTACAACATGCTCACCTTCAACCGCGATGGCGATACCTGGCGTATTCCGTTCTCAGTGGATCGGTTCCGCGGGTTCAAGGCTACTACGGACGTCGTGGATGCCGACACGGGCGAGGTTGTTCTTGAAACAGGCAAGAAGCTGACGGCACGCAGTGCCAAGCAGCTTGCTGAAAAAGGCCTGAAGTTCATCAAGGCGACAGAAGACGATCTGCTCGGCACTTATCTCGCCGAAGATATCGTCAATATGGAGACGGGTGAAGTCTATCTCGAAGCCGGCGATGAGCTCGACGAGAAGACACTCAAGGTTCTGCTCGACACGGGCGTTTCCGAGATCAACATTCTCGATATCGATCATGTCAATATCGGACCGTATATTCGCAACACCCTTGCCGTGGACAAGAACGAGAATCGCCAGGACGCGCTGTTCGACATCTACCGCGTCATGCGTCCGGGTGAACCGCCAACGATCGACTCCGCCGAAGCAATGTTCAAGTCGTTGTTCTTCGACAGTGAGCGTTACGATCTTTCGGCTGTTGGCCGCGTCAAGATGAACATGCGTCTCGATCTCGATGCGGAAGACACTGTTCGCATCCTGCGCAAGGAAGACATCCTGGCTGTGGTCAAGATGCTGGTTGACCTGCGCGATGGCCGCGGCGAAATCGACGACATCGACAATCTCGGCAACCGCCGTGTGCGTTCGGTCGGCGAATTGATGGAAAACCAGTACCGTGTTGGCCTGCTCCGCATGGAGCGCGCCATCAAGGAACGCATGTCGTCCATCGAAATCGACACGGTAATGCCGCAGGACCTGATCAACGCGAAGCCGGCAGCTGCTGCCGTTCGTGAGTTCTTCGGTTCCTCGCAGCTTTCGCAGTTCATGGATCAGACCAACCCGCTGTCCGAGATCACGCACAAGCGTCGTCTTTCGGCATTGGGACCTGGCGGTTTGACCCGCGAGCGCGCCGGCTTCGAAGTCCGCGACGTTCATCCAACGCATTACGGCCGTATCTGCCCGATTGAAACGCCGGAAGGTCCGAATATCGGTCTGATCAACTCGCTCGCAACCTTTGCCCGGGTCAACAAGTACGGCTTTATTGAAAGCCCGTACCGCAAGATCATCGACGGCAAGGTTACGGACGATGTCGTTTATCTGTCGGCGATGGAAGAAGCCAAGTATCACGTGGCACAGGCCAATGTGGAACTGGACGCTTCCGGTGCATTCACGGATGAATTCGTTGTCTGCCGTCATGCGGGTGAAGTTCTGATGGCGCCGCGTGAAAACGTGGATCTGATGGACGTTTCGCCAAAGCAGCTTGTTTCGGTTGCAGCGGCGCTCATTCCGTTCCTTGAGAACGATGACGCCAACCGCGCTCTGATGGGCTCGAACATGCAGCGTCAGGCAGTGCCTCTGGTTCGTGCCGAAGCGCCGTTCGTTGGAACGGGCATGGAGCCGGTCGTTGCTCGCGACTCCGGCGCCGCGATCGGTGCGCGCCGTACTGGTATCGTCGATCAGGTCGATGCGACCCGTATTGTTATCCGTGCCACGGAAGATCTGGTGCCGGGCAAGTCGGGCGTCGACATCTATCGCCTGATGAAGTTCCAGCGTTCGAACCAGAACACCTGCATCAATCAGCGTCCGCTGGTTCGTGTTGGCGACCGGATCGAGAAGGGTGATATCATCGCTGATGGTCCTTCGACGGATCTGGGCGATCTGGCGCTCGGCCGCAACGTGCTCGTCGCGTTCATGCCGTGGAATGGCTACAACTACGAAGATTCCATCCTTCTTTCTGAAAAGATCGTTTCGGATGACGTCTTCACCTCGATCCATATCGAGGAGTTCGAAGTCATGGCTCGCGACACGAAGCTCGGACCGGAAGAAATCACGCGCGACATTCCGAACGTTTCGGAAGAAGCGCTGAAGAACCTGGACGAAGCCGGCATTGTGTATATCGGCGCCGAAGTTCAGCCGGGTGATATCCTCGTCGGCAAGATCACACCGAAGGGCGAAAGCCCGATGACCCCGGAAGAGAAGCTTCTGCGAGCCATCTTCGGTGAGAAGGCTTCGGACGTACGTGATACCTCGATGCGCATGCCGCCCGGGACCTACGGTACCGTTGTGGAAGTTCGCGTTTTCAATCGCCACGGCGTTGAGAAGGACGAACGCGCGATGGCGATCGAACGCGAGGAAATCGAGCGTTTGGCCAAGGACCGCGACGACGAACAGGCGATCCTTGACCGCAACGTCTATGGCCGTCTGGCCGACGTTCTCGATGGCAAGTCTGCTGTTGCCGGACCGAAGGCGTTCAAGAAGGGCACTGTCGTTACACAGGACGTCATGGGCGAATACCCGCGTTCCCAGTGGTGGCAGTTTGCTGTCGAGGACGAGAAGATCCAGGGCGAAATCGAAGCTCTGCGCAACCAGTACGATGACTCCAAGAAATTGCTCGAGCAGCGTTTCATGGACAAGGTCGAAAAGGTTCAGCGCGGCGACGAGATGCCTCCAGGCGTCATGAAGATGGTCAAGGTCTTTGTCGCTGTGAAGCGCAAGATCCAGCCAGGCGACAAGATGGCTGGCCGTCACGGCAACAAGGGCGTTGTTTCGCGTATCGCCGCTGTTGAGGATATGCCGTTCCTTGAAGACGGAACGCATGTCGACATCGTGCTCAACCCGCTTGGCGTGCCAAGCCGCATGAATGTCGGGCAGATCCTCGAAACGCATCTGGGCTGGGCTTGCGCCGGTATGGGCAGGAAGATCGGGGAACTGATCGAGGCCTACAAGGCACAGCACGCACAGGGTGAACAGGGCGACATTGCACCGCTGAGAATGACGATTGAATCGATCATTCCGGACAATGACCGCAACGAGCCGGTTCGCAACTATGACGATGAGAGCATCATTCGTCTTGGCGAACAGATGAAGCGTGGCGTTTCGATTGCAACGCCGGTGTTTGACGGTGCGCATGAACCGGACATCAATGTGATGCTGGAACAGGCGGGCCTGCATTCTTCGGGTCAGTCGACGCTTTATGACGGACGTACGGGTGAGACTTTCGATCGTCAGGTGACTGTCGGCTACATCTATATGCTGAAGCTGCACCATCTGGTCGATGACAAGATCCACGCCCGTTCGATCGGACCTTACTCACTCGTTACGCAGCAGCCACTGGGTGGTAAAGCCCAGTTCGGCGGTCAGCGCTTCGGTGAAATGGAGGTCTGGGCCCTGGAAGCATACGGTGCAGCTTACACGCTGCAGGAAATGCTTACGGTCAAGTCCGACGACGTCGCCGGTCGCACGAAGGTTTACGAAGCAATCGTCCGTGGCGACGATACTTTCGAAGCCGGCATTCCGGAGAGCTTCAACGTTCTCGTCAAGGAAATGCGCTCGCTCGGTCTCAATGTCGAGCTGGACGATACTCGTGCCCAAGAACAGCAACAGCAGGCATTGCCTGACGCTGCAGAGTAA
- the rpsG gene encoding 30S ribosomal protein S7: protein MSRRHSAEKREINPDPKFGDLVLTKFMNAVMHHGKKSIAERIVYGALESVESKSKQEPVALFHQALDNVAPHVEVRSRRVGGATYQVPVDVRPERRQALAIRWLINAARGRNETTMIDRLSGELLDAANNRGSAVKKREDTHRMAEANRAFSHYRW, encoded by the coding sequence ATGTCCAGACGCCATAGTGCAGAAAAGCGTGAGATCAATCCGGATCCTAAGTTCGGCGATCTCGTTCTGACCAAGTTCATGAATGCAGTCATGCATCATGGCAAGAAGTCGATTGCCGAGCGTATCGTTTACGGTGCGCTTGAGTCAGTTGAGAGCAAGAGCAAGCAGGAGCCGGTTGCCCTGTTCCATCAGGCTCTCGACAATGTAGCGCCGCACGTTGAAGTTCGTTCGCGCCGCGTCGGCGGTGCAACGTATCAGGTTCCGGTCGACGTTCGTCCGGAGCGCCGTCAGGCTCTTGCCATCCGCTGGCTGATCAATGCAGCACGCGGCCGCAATGAGACGACGATGATCGATCGCCTGTCCGGTGAACTTCTCGATGCTGCAAACAACCGCGGCTCGGCTGTGAAGAAGCGTGAAGACACGCATCGCATGGCAGAAGCCAACCGCGCATTCTCGCATTACCGCTGGTAA
- the rplL gene encoding 50S ribosomal protein L7/L12: MTDLAKIVDDLSNLTVLEAAELSKLLEEKWGVSAAAPVAAAAAAGGGAVAAAVEEKTEFDVVLTEAGPNKINVIKEVRAITGLGLKEAKDLVEAAPKAVKEGVNKEESDKIKAQLEAAGAKVELK, translated from the coding sequence ATGACTGATCTCGCAAAGATCGTAGATGACCTGTCCAACCTGACTGTTCTCGAAGCTGCTGAACTTTCGAAGCTTCTTGAAGAGAAGTGGGGCGTTTCTGCTGCTGCTCCGGTTGCTGCTGCTGCCGCTGCCGGCGGTGGTGCAGTTGCTGCTGCAGTTGAAGAGAAGACTGAATTCGACGTCGTTCTGACCGAAGCCGGACCTAACAAGATCAACGTGATCAAGGAAGTCCGCGCTATCACCGGTCTCGGCCTCAAGGAAGCCAAGGACCTCGTTGAAGCTGCTCCCAAGGCAGTCAAGGAAGGCGTTAACAAGGAAGAATCTGACAAGATCAAGGCGCAGCTCGAAGCAGCTGGCGCCAAGGTCGAACTCAAGTAA
- the rplJ gene encoding 50S ribosomal protein L10, giving the protein MEKAEKREFVAWLNGVFKDSGSVVVAHYTGLTVAQLSDLRSKMRDAGGTVKVAKNRLAKIALQGTDSEGIADLFTGQTLVAYSNDPIAAPKIAIEFAKGNEKLVILGGSMGATTLDPDGVKALAALPSLDELRAKLVGMIQTPASRIAQVVNAPAAQLARVFGAYARKDEAA; this is encoded by the coding sequence GTGGAAAAAGCGGAAAAGCGCGAATTCGTCGCGTGGCTGAATGGGGTCTTCAAGGACTCTGGTTCAGTTGTCGTGGCCCACTATACCGGTCTCACCGTTGCGCAACTGAGCGATCTTCGCTCGAAGATGCGTGATGCTGGTGGCACCGTTAAAGTCGCGAAGAACCGCCTTGCCAAGATCGCTCTTCAGGGCACGGATTCGGAAGGCATCGCTGACCTGTTCACAGGTCAGACACTCGTTGCTTATTCCAACGATCCGATAGCGGCACCAAAGATCGCCATTGAATTTGCCAAGGGTAACGAAAAGCTCGTCATCCTCGGTGGTTCGATGGGAGCAACAACTCTCGATCCGGATGGGGTAAAGGCACTTGCCGCACTTCCATCTCTCGACGAGTTGCGCGCAAAGCTGGTTGGTATGATCCAGACACCGGCTTCTCGCATTGCTCAGGTCGTCAACGCACCGGCAGCTCAGCTTGCCCGCGTTTTTGGCGCCTATGCCCGGAAGGACGAAGCGGCATAA
- the rpsL gene encoding 30S ribosomal protein S12, producing the protein MPTVNQLIRKPRTAPVKRNKVPALQENPQKRGVCTRVYTTTPKKPNSALRKVAKVRLTNGFEVIGYIPGEGHNLQEHSVVMIRGGRVKDLPGVRYHIIRGVLDTQGVKNRKQRRSKYGAKRPK; encoded by the coding sequence ATGCCTACCGTAAACCAGTTGATCCGCAAGCCGCGCACTGCGCCGGTCAAGCGCAATAAAGTCCCTGCTCTGCAGGAAAACCCGCAGAAGCGCGGCGTTTGCACTCGCGTCTACACGACGACCCCGAAGAAGCCGAACTCGGCTCTGCGTAAGGTCGCCAAGGTGCGTCTGACGAACGGATTTGAAGTCATCGGATATATTCCGGGTGAGGGGCATAACCTTCAGGAACACTCTGTCGTGATGATCCGCGGCGGCCGTGTAAAGGATTTGCCGGGTGTTCGTTACCACATCATCCGTGGTGTTCTGGATACCCAGGGCGTCAAGAACCGCAAGCAGCGCCGTTCCAAGTACGGTGCGAAGCGTCCGAAGTAA
- the rplA gene encoding 50S ribosomal protein L1 produces MAKLSKRVAKVREGVDRNKLYDLTSAIAMVKERAVAKFDETIEVAMNLGVDPRHADQMVRGVVNLPNGTGRTVRVAVFARGPKADEAKAAGADIVGAEDLFEIVNGGKIDFDRCIATPDMMPLVGRLGKVLGPRGMMPNPKVGTVTTDVAAAVKASKGGAVEFRVEKAGIIHAGVGKASFDAKALEENIKAFADAVTKAKPTGAKGDYVKRVAISSTMGAGVKIDPATVRIA; encoded by the coding sequence ATGGCAAAACTATCAAAGCGTGTAGCGAAAGTTCGTGAAGGCGTTGACCGTAACAAGCTGTATGACCTGACCTCGGCAATTGCCATGGTCAAGGAACGTGCTGTTGCCAAATTCGACGAGACGATCGAAGTTGCAATGAACCTCGGCGTTGATCCTCGCCATGCGGACCAGATGGTTCGCGGTGTCGTCAATCTGCCGAATGGCACCGGCCGTACAGTTCGCGTCGCCGTGTTTGCTCGTGGTCCGAAGGCTGATGAAGCCAAGGCTGCCGGTGCAGATATCGTCGGTGCGGAAGACCTGTTCGAGATCGTCAATGGCGGCAAGATCGATTTCGATCGCTGCATTGCCACACCGGACATGATGCCGCTCGTCGGCCGTCTCGGTAAGGTTCTCGGCCCGCGCGGCATGATGCCGAACCCGAAGGTCGGCACGGTTACGACCGATGTTGCCGCTGCCGTGAAGGCTTCCAAGGGCGGTGCAGTTGAGTTCCGCGTCGAGAAGGCCGGTATCATTCACGCCGGCGTGGGTAAGGCATCCTTCGATGCCAAGGCGCTGGAAGAGAACATCAAGGCATTCGCCGATGCCGTCACCAAGGCAAAGCCGACTGGCGCCAAGGGTGACTACGTCAAGCGCGTCGCGATTTCATCGACGATGGGTGCTGGCGTAAAGATCGATCCAGCAACAGTACGCATTGCGTAA
- the rpoC gene encoding DNA-directed RNA polymerase subunit beta': MNQEVMNLFNPQVPVQAFDSIRISIASPEKILSWSYGEIKKPETINYRTFKPERDGLFCARIFGPIKDYECLCGKYKRMKYKGIICEKCGVEVTLSRVRRERMGHIELAAPVAHIWFLKSLPSRIGTLLDMTLKGIERVLYFENYIVTEPGLTALKEHQLLSEEEYMIAVDEYGEDSFTALIGAEAIHELLASMDLEKIAGDLREELATTTSDLKQKKLMKRLKIVENFLESGNRPEWMIMKIVPVIPPDLRPLVPLDGGRFATSDLNDLYRRVINRNNRLKRLIELRAPGIIIRNEKRMLQESVDALFDNGRRGRVITGANKRPLKSLSDMLKGKQGRFRQNLLGKRVDYSGRSVIVTGPELKLHQCGLPKKMALELFKPFIYARLDAKGYSSTVKQAKKLVEKEKPEVWDILDEVIREHPVLLNRAPTLHRLGIQAFEPILIEGKAIQLHPLVCTAFNADFDGDQMAVHVPLSLEAQLEARVLMMSTNNILHPANGLPVIVPSQDMVLGLYYLSIVAAKEPGEGMAFADMGELHHAIGSGAVTLHTKIKGRFKSIDADGKPTSKIYETTPGRMIIGELLPKHHNVPFDICNQEMTKKNISKMIDTVYRHCGQKETVIFCDRIMQLGFGHACRAGISFGKDDMVIPETKAKLVAETEALATEYEQQYNDGLITQGEKYNKVVDAWGKCTEKVADEMMARIKAVEFDPVTGRQKQMNSIYMMSHSGARGSPNQMRQLGGMRGLMAKPSGEIIETPIISNFKEGLTVNEYFNSTHGARKGLADTALKTANSGYLTRRLVDVAQDCIVISVDCGTTTGLTMQPIVDAGQVVATIGQRVLGRTALEDILHPVSGDVLVKGGNIIDEFDIDAIEKAGVQSIRIRSALTCETRGGICAKCYGRDLARGTPVNQGEAVGVIAAQSIGEPGTQLTMRTFHLGGTAQVVDQSFLEASYEGTVQIRNRNVVRNSDGHLVVMGRNMAVVIVDATGKERATHRVTYGSRIYVDDGDNVKRGQRVAEWDPYTRPVMTEVEGHVEFEDMVDGLSVTETTDESTGITKRVVIDWRSTPRGSDLKPAIVVKDKNGKVLKLAKGGDARFQLSVESILSVEPGSHVKAGDVLARIPMESAKTKDITGGLPRVAELFEARRPKDHAIIAEIDGTVRFGRDYKNKRRIVIEPNDETVEPVEYLIPKGKPFHLQDGDAIEKGDYILDGNPAPHDILAIKGVEALASYLVNEIQEVYRLQGVLINDKHIEVIVRQMLQKVEITESGDTGFIPGDHVDRIELDEINERLEEDGKKPGYGTPVLLGITKASLQTPSFISAASFQETTRVLTEAAVAGKMDALQGLKENVIVGRLIPAGTGGTVKQIRRIAGARDELIIDERRKEAGASAAKAGPMLTDMTGQPAE; encoded by the coding sequence ATGAACCAAGAGGTCATGAATCTTTTCAATCCTCAGGTGCCTGTGCAGGCATTCGATTCCATCCGGATATCGATCGCCAGCCCTGAGAAGATTCTGTCCTGGTCATACGGTGAGATCAAGAAGCCGGAGACGATCAACTACCGCACTTTCAAGCCTGAGCGGGATGGTCTTTTCTGTGCTCGGATCTTCGGGCCGATCAAGGACTATGAATGCTTGTGCGGCAAGTACAAGCGCATGAAATACAAGGGCATCATCTGCGAAAAGTGCGGTGTGGAAGTCACGCTGTCACGTGTTCGCCGTGAGCGTATGGGCCATATCGAACTCGCAGCTCCGGTTGCGCACATCTGGTTCCTGAAGTCTCTGCCTAGCCGTATCGGCACTTTGCTCGACATGACCTTGAAGGGCATTGAGCGCGTTCTCTATTTCGAGAACTATATCGTGACCGAGCCGGGCCTGACTGCCCTGAAGGAGCATCAGCTTCTTTCGGAAGAAGAATACATGATCGCGGTCGATGAGTATGGTGAGGATTCCTTCACCGCACTGATCGGTGCCGAGGCTATTCATGAACTTCTGGCTTCGATGGATCTGGAAAAGATCGCCGGCGACCTGCGCGAGGAACTCGCAACAACGACGTCCGATCTGAAGCAGAAGAAGCTCATGAAGCGTCTGAAGATCGTCGAGAACTTCCTGGAATCGGGTAACCGTCCGGAATGGATGATCATGAAGATCGTTCCTGTGATCCCGCCGGACCTGCGCCCGCTGGTTCCGCTGGATGGCGGGCGTTTTGCGACGTCCGACCTCAACGACCTTTATCGCCGCGTTATCAACCGCAACAACCGTCTGAAGCGCCTGATCGAACTGCGCGCTCCTGGCATCATCATCCGTAACGAGAAGCGCATGCTTCAGGAATCGGTTGATGCGTTGTTTGACAACGGTCGTCGTGGCCGTGTCATCACCGGTGCCAACAAGCGCCCGCTGAAGTCGCTGTCCGACATGCTCAAGGGCAAGCAGGGCCGCTTCCGTCAGAACCTGCTCGGCAAGCGCGTCGACTATTCCGGCCGTTCGGTTATCGTGACCGGTCCGGAGCTGAAGCTGCATCAGTGCGGTCTGCCAAAGAAGATGGCGCTCGAGCTGTTCAAGCCGTTCATCTATGCCCGTCTCGACGCAAAGGGTTATTCCTCGACCGTCAAGCAGGCGAAGAAGCTGGTTGAGAAGGAAAAGCCGGAAGTCTGGGATATTCTCGATGAAGTCATCCGCGAGCATCCGGTCCTGTTGAACCGTGCTCCGACGCTGCACCGTCTTGGCATCCAGGCGTTCGAACCCATCCTTATCGAAGGCAAGGCAATCCAGCTGCATCCGCTCGTCTGTACCGCTTTCAATGCGGATTTCGACGGCGACCAGATGGCTGTCCACGTTCCGCTTTCTCTGGAAGCGCAGCTTGAAGCCCGCGTTCTGATGATGTCGACGAACAACATCCTGCACCCTGCAAACGGTCTGCCGGTCATCGTTCCGTCGCAGGACATGGTCCTCGGCCTGTACTATCTGTCGATCGTTGCGGCGAAGGAGCCGGGCGAGGGCATGGCCTTTGCCGATATGGGCGAACTTCACCATGCTATCGGCAGCGGTGCAGTGACCCTGCATACCAAGATCAAGGGCCGCTTCAAGAGCATCGATGCTGACGGCAAGCCGACGTCGAAGATCTATGAGACCACTCCTGGCCGCATGATCATCGGTGAGCTTTTGCCGAAGCACCACAACGTGCCTTTCGACATCTGCAACCAGGAAATGACCAAGAAGAACATCTCCAAGATGATCGACACGGTCTATCGCCATTGCGGACAGAAAGAGACGGTCATTTTCTGCGATCGCATCATGCAGCTTGGCTTCGGTCATGCTTGCCGTGCCGGTATCTCGTTCGGCAAGGACGACATGGTCATTCCGGAAACCAAGGCGAAGCTGGTTGCTGAAACCGAAGCTTTGGCAACGGAATATGAACAGCAGTACAATGATGGCCTGATCACTCAGGGCGAGAAGTACAACAAGGTCGTCGATGCTTGGGGCAAGTGCACCGAGAAGGTCGCCGACGAAATGATGGCGCGCATCAAGGCCGTCGAGTTCGATCCTGTTACTGGCCGCCAGAAGCAGATGAACTCGATCTACATGATGTCGCACTCGGGTGCTCGTGGTTCGCCGAACCAGATGCGCCAGCTGGGCGGTATGCGCGGTCTGATGGCCAAGCCTTCGGGCGAGATCATCGAAACGCCGATCATTTCGAACTTCAAGGAAGGCCTGACCGTGAACGAGTACTTCAACTCGACCCACGGTGCCCGTAAGGGTCTTGCCGACACCGCCTTGAAGACGGCCAACTCCGGCTATCTGACACGCCGTCTCGTTGACGTGGCGCAGGATTGCATCGTCATCTCGGTTGATTGCGGCACGACAACGGGCCTCACAATGCAGCCGATCGTCGATGCCGGTCAGGTTGTTGCGACCATCGGCCAGCGCGTCCTCGGCCGTACGGCACTCGAAGACATCCTGCATCCGGTTTCGGGTGACGTGCTTGTCAAGGGTGGCAACATCATCGACGAGTTCGATATCGATGCCATTGAAAAGGCCGGTGTTCAGTCGATCCGCATCCGTTCGGCGCTCACCTGTGAGACCCGTGGCGGCATCTGCGCCAAGTGCTACGGCCGCGATCTGGCCCGTGGTACCCCGGTCAACCAGGGTGAGGCTGTCGGCGTTATCGCTGCTCAGTCCATCGGCGAGCCAGGCACGCAGTTGACGATGCGTACGTTCCACCTTGGTGGTACTGCGCAGGTTGTCGATCAGTCGTTCCTCGAAGCCAGCTATGAAGGCACGGTGCAGATCCGCAACCGCAACGTGGTGCGCAACTCGGATGGCCATCTGGTCGTCATGGGCCGCAACATGGCTGTTGTCATTGTCGATGCGACCGGCAAGGAACGCGCAACACACCGCGTCACCTACGGTTCGCGCATCTATGTCGATGATGGCGACAATGTTAAGCGCGGCCAGCGTGTTGCAGAGTGGGACCCCTATACCCGCCCGGTCATGACGGAAGTGGAAGGTCATGTCGAATTCGAAGACATGGTCGATGGTCTTTCGGTTACGGAAACGACGGACGAGTCCACCGGTATCACCAAGCGCGTGGTTATCGACTGGCGCTCGACACCGCGCGGTTCAGATCTGAAGCCTGCGATCGTCGTCAAGGACAAGAACGGCAAGGTTCTGAAACTGGCAAAGGGCGGCGATGCCCGCTTCCAGCTGTCAGTGGAATCGATCTTGTCGGTCGAGCCCGGTTCGCATGTGAAGGCGGGCGACGTTCTAGCCCGTATTCCGATGGAAAGCGCCAAGACCAAGGACATCACCGGTGGTCTGCCGCGCGTTGCGGAACTGTTCGAAGCCCGTCGTCCAAAGGACCACGCTATCATCGCCGAAATCGATGGTACGGTTCGTTTCGGCCGCGACTACAAGAACAAGCGCCGCATCGTCATCGAGCCCAACGACGAAACCGTGGAGCCAGTCGAGTATCTGATCCCCAAGGGCAAGCCTTTCCATCTTCAGGACGGCGATGCCATTGAAAAGGGTGACTATATTCTCGACGGCAATCCTGCACCGCACGACATCCTGGCGATCAAGGGCGTGGAGGCTTTGGCTTCCTACCTCGTCAACGAAATCCAGGAAGTCTATCGTCTGCAGGGCGTTCTGATCAACGACAAGCACATCGAAGTGATTGTTCGTCAGATGCTGCAGAAGGTCGAGATCACCGAGTCAGGCGACACCGGCTTCATTCCTGGCGATCACGTCGACCGGATCGAACTGGACGAAATTAACGAGCGTTTGGAAGAGGATGGCAAGAAGCCAGGCTACGGCACTCCGGTGCTGCTCGGCATCACCAAGGCCTCGCTTCAGACCCCGTCGTTCATCTCGGCAGCGTCCTTCCAGGAAACAACGCGCGTCCTCACGGAAGCCGCTGTTGCCGGCAAGATGGATGCTCTGCAGGGCCTGAAGGAGAACGTCATCGTTGGACGTCTGATCCCGGCAGGTACCGGCGGAACGGTCAAGCAGATCCGCCGCATTGCCGGAGCCCGCGACGAGTTGATCATCGACGAGCGCCGCAAGGAAGCCGGAGCAAGCGCCGCGAAAGCCGGCCCGATGCTGACGGACATGACAGGCCAGCCGGCCGAATAA